A region of Pyxidicoccus parkwaysis DNA encodes the following proteins:
- a CDS encoding DUF6068 family protein: MQMRYANVPLAALLGAALSFLPGCESTKSSSRSPSDSQESASMQSADAWKHARVGDRVTYSFSATQGPAPRGGGGTTRTIAGELTLEVVAVQQPWVWVRVAFTDASGRPLSQPRLAQDLVLPVRADTTRPLDVPHPGKATAETPSIAGRTWEALRYVSDQRPVDGPLRSSVYANTPGPLYLTHGLLESTTETAGFHTPGGFSLKLREVREGSADASAPVPALERPLGPGTYYDRYVDISPAPATVQRVCIAAERGYVLRTEGPVADVNAAPCSDFSQAEPEPLEELLMNLPWSVLSSGDWPPAAAASGTRGTFTAEGRSVPALIEQSTENVEGTERVFMQTYAADPWAPGLAGLAYEARFEPLASGNERVVAGGKRESEGGTRIVRWGSWLAGQK, from the coding sequence ATGCAAATGCGCTACGCCAACGTCCCCCTCGCCGCGCTGCTGGGCGCGGCCCTGTCCTTCCTCCCTGGCTGCGAGAGCACGAAGTCGAGCAGCCGCTCTCCCTCCGACAGCCAGGAGTCCGCCTCCATGCAGTCCGCTGACGCCTGGAAGCATGCCCGCGTGGGCGACCGTGTCACCTATTCCTTCTCCGCGACGCAGGGCCCCGCGCCTCGCGGCGGTGGCGGCACCACGCGCACAATTGCCGGAGAGCTGACGCTGGAGGTGGTGGCCGTGCAGCAGCCCTGGGTCTGGGTGCGCGTGGCCTTCACCGACGCGTCCGGCAGGCCCCTGTCCCAGCCGAGGCTGGCGCAGGACCTCGTCCTGCCCGTGCGCGCGGACACGACGCGCCCGCTCGACGTGCCCCACCCGGGCAAGGCCACCGCCGAGACGCCCTCCATCGCCGGCCGGACGTGGGAGGCCCTACGCTACGTCAGCGACCAGCGCCCCGTGGACGGCCCCCTGCGCTCGAGCGTGTACGCCAACACCCCGGGCCCGCTCTACCTCACGCACGGCCTGCTCGAGTCGACCACCGAGACGGCCGGCTTCCACACGCCGGGCGGCTTCTCGCTGAAGCTGCGCGAGGTGCGTGAGGGCTCGGCGGATGCCAGCGCCCCCGTGCCCGCGCTGGAGCGGCCGCTGGGGCCGGGCACGTACTACGACAGGTACGTGGACATCAGCCCCGCGCCCGCCACCGTTCAGCGCGTGTGCATTGCCGCCGAGCGCGGCTACGTCCTGCGCACCGAGGGCCCCGTCGCGGACGTCAATGCCGCTCCCTGCTCGGACTTCTCCCAGGCCGAGCCGGAGCCGCTCGAGGAACTGCTGATGAACCTGCCCTGGTCGGTGCTGTCCTCGGGGGACTGGCCTCCCGCCGCCGCCGCGTCCGGCACCCGGGGCACCTTCACCGCGGAGGGCCGCAGCGTGCCCGCGCTCATCGAGCAGAGCACGGAGAACGTGGAGGGCACCGAGCGCGTCTTCATGCAGACGTACGCGGCCGACCCGTGGGCCCCGGGGCTCGCGGGCCTGGCCTACGAGGCGCGCTTCGAGCCGCTCGCCAGTGGCAACGAGCGCGTGGTCGCCGGTGGCAAGCGCGAGTCCGAGGGCGGCACGCGAATCGTGCGCTGGGGCTCGTGGCTCGCGGGGCAGAAGTGA
- a CDS encoding RNA polymerase sigma factor produces MNPRNLPDEAPVPSPASDEEIALRVRAGETALFEVLMRRHNQRVYRAVRSFLQDEAEVEDVMQQAYVQAFTHLSQFEGSSRFSTWLVRIAVNEALQRLKQRGRLVALDGGAHGTPEEDMKLLERNEADPERRAFGRELARLLEVTLDELPDIYRTVFMLREVEKLSTAECAEALSVSEEVVKTRLHRAKALVRQGMESRLDGQFEEAFTFQAPRCDRVVAAVLARIGVGRH; encoded by the coding sequence ATGAATCCGAGGAACCTTCCAGACGAAGCGCCAGTCCCGAGTCCGGCCTCCGACGAGGAAATCGCCCTGCGCGTGCGTGCGGGCGAGACGGCGCTGTTCGAGGTGCTGATGCGCCGGCACAACCAGCGCGTGTACCGCGCGGTGCGCTCCTTCCTCCAGGACGAGGCCGAAGTCGAAGACGTGATGCAGCAGGCGTACGTCCAGGCGTTCACCCACCTGTCCCAGTTCGAGGGCAGCTCGCGGTTCTCGACGTGGCTCGTCCGCATCGCGGTGAATGAAGCACTGCAGCGCCTGAAGCAGCGCGGCCGGCTGGTCGCCCTCGACGGTGGCGCCCACGGCACCCCGGAGGAAGACATGAAGCTCCTGGAGCGCAACGAGGCAGACCCCGAGCGGCGTGCCTTCGGCCGGGAGCTGGCGCGGCTCCTGGAGGTGACGCTCGACGAACTGCCAGACATCTACCGCACCGTCTTCATGCTCCGTGAAGTCGAGAAGCTGTCCACGGCGGAGTGCGCCGAGGCGCTCTCCGTCAGCGAGGAAGTGGTGAAGACGCGGCTGCACCGCGCCAAGGCGCTCGTCCGCCAGGGGATGGAGTCGCGGCTCGACGGCCAGTTCGAGGAGGCGTTCACCTTCCAGGCCCCTCGCTGTGACCGCGTGGTGGCCGCCGTACTCGCGCGCATCGGAGTGGGCCGGCACTGA
- a CDS encoding DoxX family protein, which translates to MDSRLNQSWWALKLAFGLVPIVAGLDKFFNLLTDWSQYLSPWVARLVPASAFMQAVGVIEIVAGILVLSKLTRIGAYVVAAWLVGIALNLLTTGHYFDIAVRDVVMAVGAFTLARLSEVRAAAPEAAARPSGALRPAHGHAS; encoded by the coding sequence ATGGATAGCCGACTGAATCAGTCGTGGTGGGCCCTGAAGCTTGCATTCGGCCTGGTGCCGATTGTCGCGGGGCTCGACAAGTTCTTCAATCTGCTGACGGACTGGTCCCAATACCTGAGCCCCTGGGTCGCCCGGCTCGTCCCCGCCTCGGCGTTCATGCAGGCGGTGGGAGTCATCGAAATCGTGGCCGGTATCCTGGTCCTCTCGAAGCTGACGCGCATTGGCGCGTATGTCGTCGCCGCCTGGCTGGTGGGCATCGCGCTCAACTTGCTCACCACGGGGCACTACTTCGACATCGCGGTGCGCGACGTGGTGATGGCCGTGGGGGCCTTCACGCTCGCCCGCCTGTCCGAGGTGCGGGCCGCCGCACCCGAGGCAGCGGCCCGCCCGTCCGGAGCCCTGCGTCCCGCGCACGGGCACGCGAGCTGA
- a CDS encoding mucoidy inhibitor MuiA family protein: MSTEIQTQGVERQEPPLPTGATPLDAPVRNVTLLEDRAQVSRQGTVRVRAGQNRVVLVGIAPVLQDVSLRAEVLSGPARVADARIRRAVRIRTADKPEAARALEERMRGLQREYGQLLEDQVRGRMRFERVGNMLELGAGEIPEDAGWGMGTASQWKDTFEAMFRRSRQLREEVLQASFRMEQLAEEVTAIARQRQAMDRVEHHVVAWLEVDLLASADGEVEVRIDYVVPNAMWRPLHSARLVESGQVRFTASAAVWQDTGEDWKDVDLQFSTARSSLGIEPPLLSDDLLNVKKKNETVLVQARQVAVQKTGLGSAPAKGGGGAPSTVDLPGVDDGGETRNLKATGKNTVPSDGRPNVVPLFTFEDAARSELVAFPELEAKAFLRAVARNTSPAPVLAGPVELLRDNGFVGWTQTLFVAPQEKFELSFGPDDAIRIQREDKKHREEVDPVSKWTELTQHRLLYLSNLSGEARTVTVTERIPVAEIEHVKVELDTKKTTGEPVLDENGFVTWKVELPANGHTTLHLWFRMSMAPGVQLS, encoded by the coding sequence ATGAGCACGGAGATTCAGACGCAGGGCGTGGAGCGCCAGGAGCCCCCGCTGCCCACCGGCGCCACGCCGCTGGACGCGCCGGTGCGAAACGTGACGCTGCTGGAGGACCGGGCCCAGGTGTCGCGCCAGGGCACCGTACGCGTGCGCGCGGGGCAGAACCGCGTCGTGCTCGTGGGCATCGCTCCCGTGCTGCAGGACGTGTCCCTGCGTGCCGAGGTGCTCTCCGGCCCCGCGCGGGTGGCGGACGCCCGCATCCGCCGGGCCGTGCGCATCCGCACCGCGGACAAGCCGGAGGCGGCCCGCGCCCTGGAGGAGCGGATGCGCGGCCTCCAGCGCGAGTACGGGCAACTGCTCGAGGACCAGGTGCGCGGCCGGATGCGCTTCGAGCGCGTGGGCAACATGCTGGAGCTGGGCGCAGGTGAAATCCCCGAGGACGCCGGCTGGGGCATGGGCACCGCATCCCAGTGGAAGGACACCTTCGAGGCGATGTTCCGCCGGTCCCGCCAGCTCCGCGAGGAGGTGCTCCAGGCCAGCTTCCGGATGGAGCAGTTGGCGGAGGAGGTCACCGCCATCGCGCGCCAGCGGCAGGCGATGGACCGCGTGGAGCACCACGTGGTGGCGTGGCTGGAGGTGGACCTGCTCGCCAGCGCCGACGGCGAGGTGGAGGTCCGCATCGACTACGTGGTGCCCAATGCCATGTGGCGTCCACTGCACTCGGCGCGGCTGGTGGAGAGTGGACAGGTGCGCTTCACCGCGTCCGCGGCGGTGTGGCAGGACACGGGCGAGGACTGGAAGGACGTAGACCTCCAGTTCTCGACCGCGCGCTCCTCGCTGGGAATCGAGCCGCCGCTGTTGAGCGACGACCTGCTCAACGTGAAGAAGAAGAACGAGACGGTGCTGGTGCAGGCGCGCCAGGTGGCGGTGCAGAAGACCGGCCTGGGCAGCGCTCCCGCGAAGGGCGGCGGCGGTGCGCCGTCCACGGTGGACCTGCCGGGCGTGGACGACGGCGGCGAGACGCGCAACCTGAAGGCGACCGGGAAGAACACCGTGCCGTCGGATGGGCGGCCCAACGTGGTGCCGCTGTTCACCTTCGAGGACGCGGCGCGCTCGGAGCTGGTGGCCTTCCCGGAGCTGGAGGCCAAGGCCTTCCTGAGAGCGGTGGCGCGCAACACCTCCCCTGCCCCGGTGCTGGCGGGCCCGGTGGAGTTGCTGCGCGACAATGGCTTCGTGGGCTGGACGCAGACGCTGTTCGTGGCGCCCCAGGAGAAGTTCGAGCTGAGCTTCGGCCCGGACGACGCCATCCGCATCCAGCGCGAGGACAAGAAGCACCGCGAGGAGGTGGACCCGGTGAGCAAGTGGACGGAGCTCACGCAGCACCGGCTCCTCTACCTGTCCAACCTCTCCGGCGAGGCGCGCACCGTCACCGTCACCGAGCGCATCCCCGTGGCCGAAATCGAGCACGTGAAGGTGGAGCTGGACACGAAGAAGACCACCGGTGAGCCCGTGCTCGATGAGAACGGCTTCGTCACGTGGAAGGTGGAGCTGCCCGCCAACGGGCACACCACCCTCCACCTGTGGTTCCGCATGTCCATGGCGCCCGGGGTGCAGCTCTCCTGA
- a CDS encoding mucoidy inhibitor MuiA family protein, with protein sequence MPVVESRIDTVTLYQQGARVTRLLTLDCPGGRAPAELEIPRLPLALFDPTVRVRVLATGDGADLTATNVRVGLWLPPREAPLETVDQAALRTLRQQVRTVESHIRQSQWETGVFADITVPPRPKPEQGKPPPASPLGARMALEQFTHEGIQTRLAETRALTDQLRKLREEVAVLEQRLAQASTARQVTAGDLYKSVHVQLRHTGAALSRASLSVEYFVPGARWAPSYQCRLTRDCRQMELVMRAVIGQHSGEDWSGVKLVLSTAAPLSWTELPELSSIRIGRAQPPPPARAGFRPPPQGAASLFSDFDRDRQTLLRALPSPSPFPIPNLHAPSDLESLAPPVHSDPDAFMSESMDDEAEKERLPAPSMEVYAERASSMDAMEEMYDAAPVVSAGPMAPPPPAPRLQAPGASAAPARRSKELSKKADRGGPGYGAGPTQAGLEAVVFTHLRLAPASDGAHRNRLQPMDARRFYLETLARFQVEVTFDVMSAVSEAEARAQRMASTSLPGGTSDVRSASSRFDFSYTAEATVDVPSDGVFHSVALGARTGDASVLYVAVPREDSNVYRQAEVQNPLPAPMLAGPAEVYVGGEYVLSTTLPTVAPRGNFKLGLGVEQAIRCARNTRFREQRSGSKIVATTELWHDLTIDLANNLDRDITCEVRERIPQPATDAEVVVEEGTVTPAWEPYTQQERGAKALEGGRRWRLTVPAHQTQQLSAQYVVKLYANNELEGGNRREA encoded by the coding sequence ATGCCCGTCGTGGAATCCCGCATCGACACCGTGACGCTCTACCAGCAGGGCGCGCGGGTGACTCGGCTGCTGACGCTGGACTGCCCCGGGGGCCGCGCGCCCGCTGAACTCGAAATCCCCCGGCTGCCGCTGGCCCTGTTCGACCCCACCGTGCGCGTGCGCGTCCTCGCCACCGGCGATGGCGCCGACCTCACCGCCACCAACGTGCGCGTGGGCCTGTGGCTGCCGCCCCGCGAGGCACCCCTGGAGACTGTGGACCAGGCCGCGCTGCGCACGCTGCGGCAACAGGTGCGCACGGTGGAGAGCCACATCCGCCAGAGCCAGTGGGAGACGGGCGTCTTCGCCGACATCACCGTCCCCCCGCGCCCCAAGCCCGAGCAGGGCAAGCCCCCACCGGCCTCGCCCCTCGGCGCTCGCATGGCGCTGGAGCAGTTCACCCATGAGGGCATCCAGACCCGGCTCGCGGAGACGCGCGCCCTGACCGACCAACTCCGCAAGCTGCGCGAGGAGGTGGCCGTCCTCGAGCAGCGACTGGCCCAGGCCTCCACCGCGCGGCAGGTGACGGCCGGAGACCTCTACAAGTCCGTGCACGTGCAGCTCCGCCACACGGGCGCCGCGCTCTCCCGCGCGAGCCTGTCCGTGGAGTACTTTGTCCCCGGCGCGCGCTGGGCGCCCAGCTACCAGTGCCGCCTGACTCGGGACTGCCGGCAGATGGAATTGGTGATGCGCGCCGTCATCGGCCAGCACTCCGGCGAGGACTGGAGCGGCGTGAAGCTCGTGCTCTCCACCGCCGCCCCGCTGAGCTGGACGGAGCTGCCGGAGCTGTCCTCCATCCGCATCGGCCGCGCGCAGCCTCCGCCCCCCGCGCGCGCGGGCTTCCGGCCGCCGCCGCAAGGCGCCGCGTCGCTCTTCTCCGACTTCGACCGGGACCGGCAGACGCTGCTGCGCGCGCTGCCCTCGCCCTCGCCCTTCCCCATTCCCAACCTCCACGCCCCCTCGGACCTCGAGAGCCTGGCGCCGCCCGTCCACTCGGACCCGGACGCCTTCATGAGCGAGTCCATGGACGACGAAGCGGAAAAGGAGCGGCTCCCCGCCCCTTCGATGGAGGTCTACGCGGAGCGGGCCTCGTCGATGGATGCGATGGAGGAGATGTACGACGCGGCTCCGGTGGTGTCCGCCGGCCCCATGGCCCCTCCTCCGCCCGCGCCCAGGCTCCAGGCGCCCGGTGCCTCGGCCGCACCCGCGCGCCGTAGCAAGGAGCTCTCCAAGAAGGCGGACCGGGGTGGCCCCGGGTACGGCGCCGGGCCCACGCAGGCGGGCCTGGAGGCGGTGGTCTTCACGCACCTGCGGCTCGCCCCCGCGTCGGACGGTGCGCACCGCAACCGGCTCCAGCCCATGGACGCGCGCCGCTTCTACCTGGAGACGCTGGCGCGCTTCCAGGTGGAGGTGACGTTCGACGTCATGTCCGCGGTGAGCGAGGCCGAGGCCCGCGCCCAGCGCATGGCCTCCACGTCGCTGCCCGGCGGCACCTCCGACGTGCGCAGCGCCTCCAGCCGCTTCGACTTCAGCTACACGGCCGAGGCCACCGTGGACGTCCCCTCGGACGGCGTCTTCCACTCCGTGGCGCTGGGCGCGCGCACCGGTGACGCCAGCGTCCTCTACGTGGCCGTGCCGCGTGAGGACTCCAACGTGTACCGGCAGGCCGAGGTGCAGAACCCGCTGCCCGCCCCCATGCTGGCCGGCCCCGCCGAGGTGTACGTGGGCGGCGAGTACGTGCTGTCCACCACCCTGCCCACCGTGGCGCCTCGCGGCAACTTCAAGCTGGGCCTCGGCGTGGAGCAGGCCATCCGCTGCGCGCGCAACACGCGCTTCCGCGAGCAGCGCAGCGGCTCCAAAATCGTGGCGACGACGGAGCTGTGGCACGACCTCACCATCGACCTGGCCAACAACCTGGACCGGGACATCACCTGCGAGGTCCGCGAGCGCATTCCCCAGCCCGCGACCGACGCGGAGGTGGTGGTGGAGGAGGGCACCGTCACCCCGGCGTGGGAGCCCTATACGCAGCAGGAGCGCGGAGCGAAGGCGCTGGAGGGCGGGCGGCGCTGGCGCCTCACCGTGCCGGCCCACCAGACGCAGCAGCTCTCCGCGCAGTACGTGGTGAAGCTGTACGCCAACAACGAGCTCGAGGGCGGCAACCGCCGCGAGGCCTGA
- a CDS encoding sensor histidine kinase, with translation MEFAHIARELGNAESDTDVIDVIRRAARKWVGCDGVTFVIRDGDECCYVDEDAIGPLFKGRRFPLTACVSGWCMMNGRLTVIPDVFADPRVPTEAYAPTFVKSMAMVPVGQGQVSAAIGAYWQIRFEPTNDQLARLESLATVTASCLQNIALRRSLERQVAERTVELRAANTQLQAFAATVAHDLRNLIQVVRSSSNWLASETLPDEQHEAAQDIHAAAERMNDITESLIRLHFAKVGGLAPRQTDLSAVSEDIIRAIRARHGASSVESHVEPGLVFTVDEGLMRVALTNLLENAWKFVVGRPGARVAVARGATPASLVVEDNGIGFDTHSAPKLFEPFVRLPSASSYAGTGLGLATVLNIIHRHGGTIRAEGKSGVGARFIIELPERSSTSTRAALDALD, from the coding sequence ATGGAGTTCGCGCACATCGCACGGGAGCTGGGCAACGCGGAGAGCGACACGGACGTCATCGACGTCATTCGTCGCGCCGCTCGGAAATGGGTGGGCTGCGACGGCGTCACCTTCGTCATCCGAGATGGGGACGAGTGCTGCTACGTCGACGAGGACGCGATTGGTCCGCTGTTCAAGGGGCGCCGCTTTCCGCTGACCGCGTGCGTCAGCGGCTGGTGCATGATGAATGGCAGGCTGACCGTCATCCCAGACGTGTTCGCCGACCCGCGCGTGCCCACGGAGGCCTACGCCCCCACCTTCGTGAAGAGCATGGCGATGGTGCCGGTGGGACAGGGCCAGGTGTCGGCGGCCATCGGCGCCTACTGGCAGATACGCTTCGAGCCCACGAACGACCAGCTCGCCCGGCTCGAGTCGCTCGCCACCGTGACCGCCTCCTGCCTCCAGAACATCGCCCTGCGCCGCTCGCTGGAGCGCCAGGTGGCCGAGCGGACGGTCGAGCTGCGAGCGGCCAATACCCAGCTCCAGGCCTTCGCCGCGACGGTGGCCCACGACCTCCGCAACCTCATCCAGGTCGTGCGCAGCAGCTCGAACTGGCTGGCCAGCGAAACGCTTCCTGACGAGCAGCACGAGGCCGCCCAGGACATCCACGCCGCCGCCGAGCGGATGAACGACATCACGGAGAGTCTCATCCGCCTCCACTTCGCGAAGGTGGGAGGGCTTGCACCACGACAGACTGACTTGTCGGCCGTCAGCGAGGACATCATCCGCGCCATCCGTGCCCGGCATGGCGCATCGTCCGTGGAGAGCCATGTCGAGCCGGGGCTGGTCTTCACCGTCGACGAGGGGTTGATGCGCGTCGCGCTGACGAACCTGCTCGAGAACGCGTGGAAGTTCGTCGTGGGCCGGCCCGGCGCTCGCGTCGCGGTGGCCCGTGGCGCGACGCCGGCTTCGCTCGTCGTCGAGGACAATGGCATCGGCTTCGACACCCACTCCGCGCCGAAGCTCTTCGAGCCCTTCGTCCGGCTGCCCTCGGCCTCGAGCTATGCCGGCACCGGGCTGGGGCTCGCCACGGTGTTGAACATCATCCACCGGCACGGAGGGACCATCCGCGCCGAAGGAAAGAGTGGCGTGGGCGCCCGCTTCATCATCGAGCTCCCGGAACGGTCCTCGACGAGCACCCGCGCGGCGCTGGACGCCCTGGACTGA
- a CDS encoding DUF1993 domain-containing protein, with amino-acid sequence MSISMSSASVPIFVSMLGNLSKCLAKARAHAEAKKFDPNVLVTVRLAPDMLPFKNQIQIACDSAKLCVARLTGTDAPVFEDNEATLSELEARIAKTLAWLESVPREKLDGTEEKQVSVPRRNSEPLKYSGEQYLKHYALPNFFFHVTTAYALLRHNGVDLGKADFLGGR; translated from the coding sequence ATGTCGATTTCCATGTCCTCGGCCAGCGTGCCCATCTTTGTGTCGATGCTCGGAAACCTCTCGAAGTGTCTCGCCAAGGCCCGGGCGCACGCGGAGGCGAAGAAGTTCGACCCCAACGTGCTGGTGACGGTGCGGCTCGCGCCCGACATGCTGCCCTTCAAGAACCAGATTCAGATTGCGTGTGACTCGGCCAAGCTCTGCGTGGCGCGCCTCACGGGGACGGACGCGCCCGTCTTCGAGGACAACGAGGCCACGCTGTCCGAGCTCGAGGCGCGCATCGCCAAGACGCTCGCCTGGCTGGAGTCGGTGCCGCGCGAGAAGCTGGACGGCACCGAGGAGAAGCAGGTCAGCGTGCCGCGGCGCAACAGTGAGCCGCTGAAGTACTCGGGAGAGCAGTACCTGAAGCACTACGCCCTGCCGAACTTCTTCTTCCACGTCACGACGGCGTACGCGCTGCTGCGCCACAACGGCGTGGACCTGGGCAAGGCGGACTTCCTCGGCGGACGCTGA